One segment of Manihot esculenta cultivar AM560-2 chromosome 4, M.esculenta_v8, whole genome shotgun sequence DNA contains the following:
- the LOC110613406 gene encoding uncharacterized protein LOC110613406, with translation MADHLETCVDYGLKLSKRIYYGKELPPAPEPGMSKSSESLLPKAVMVYAVVPEPDVVDNPDVPSYQPYVHGRCDPPALIPLHMHGAAMEVDCCLDHASVSFSGKWRVHCIKTSRKCDCRIVIPMGDQGSILGLEVDIIGRSYHSQLIAEETEDKEKVNKGGDGRYLKGNIYTFKIPQVGGGIIISVKVTWSQKLAYSEGQFCLNVPFSFPAFVNPVDKKISKREKIMLNVNSGFGKEILCKSTSHALKELRREVGKMGFLYEGEVPTWSSTDFNFSYLVSKDLFGSVFLQSPLLRDFDERQMFCLYLFPGNDQRMKAFKKDVIFIIDISGSMKGAPFENAKSALISSLSKLNSEDSFNIIAFNGETYLFSSILEPVTQGAISKASQWLSDNLTTGGGTNILLPLKQAMNLLAETTDSIPLIFLITDGSVEDERDICNFVKESLRNRGSISPRLCTFGIGIYCNHYFLQMLAQIGRGYFDSAYDADSIDFQMQRLFTTASSIILTNITIGALDHLDSLELLPFRIPDLSCGSPLVVSGRYTGNFPDSVKINGSLADMRNFTIELKTQRAKDVQLDKVLARRQIDVLTTNAWMSGSKDLQQKVAKVSLQTGVLSEYNHMILHQTDKGEKEPETMLMQEVFNKINSLRQVNSERQSTIFLGSLGVGFGNLSATAANIPPGTEQIKSPEGAEMLVQAASTCCSRLLDRCCCGCFIQACSHVNGQCYIVLSQLCAALACFECLNCCYELCECM, from the exons ATGGCCGACCACTTGGAGACCTGCGTAGACTACGGTTTGAAGCTCTCTAAGAGAATTTACTATGGGAAAGAATTGCCTCCGGCGCCGGAGCCGGGAATGTCGAAGTCATCGGAGAGCTTATTACCGAAGGCGGTGATGGTGTATGCAGTGGTGCCTGAGCCAGATGTAGTCGATAATCCGGACGTGCCGAGCTATCAGCCATATGTGCACGGGAGGTGCGATCCGCCGGCGTTAATACCTTTGCACATGCACGGAGCAGCCATGGAAGTTGACTGTTGTTTAGATCATGCAAGCGTTAGTTTTAGCGGGAAGTGGCGCGTGCATTGCATCAAGACGAGTAGGAAGTGCGATTGCCGGATCGTCATTCCCATGGGAGACCAG GGTTCAATTCTAGGTCTTGAGGTTGACATTATTGGGAGATCATATCATAGTCAACTGATCGCAGAAGAAACGGAAGATAAGGAAAAAGTAAATAAAGGAGGAGATGGACGTTATTTGAAAGGCAATATTTATACATTCAAAATCCCACAG GTTGGTGGAGGGATAATAATTTCAGTTAAAGTGACTTGGTCTCAGAAGTTAGCATATAGTGAGGGTCAATTCTGCCTCAATGTCCCATTTAGTTTTCCAGCATTTGTCAATCCAGTTGACAAGAAAATTTCcaagagagaaaaaataatgttaaatgtgaattctggctttGGGAAAGAAATTTTATGCAAGAGTACTAGCCATGCTCTAAAG GAGCTAAGGCGTGAGGTTGGTAAAATGGGTTTCTTATATGAAGGAGAAGTACCAACTTGGTCGAGTACTgactttaatttttcatatttg GTCTCGAAGGATTTATTTGGTAGTGTGTTCTTACAGTCTCCACTTCTGCGAGATTTTGACGAAAGACAGATGTTCTGCCTCTATCTTTTCCCTGGAAACGACCAGAGGATGAAG GCTTTCAAGAAGGATGTGATCTTTATAATTGATATAAGTGGAAGCATGAAAGGGGCTCCCTTTGAGAATGCAAAGAGTGCACTAATATCATCACTTTCTAAACTCAATTCTGAAGATTCTTTCAACATTATTGCTTTCAATGGGGAGACCTATTTATTTTCGTCAATATTAGAGCCGGTAACACAGGGAGCAATATCAAAAGCTTCCCAGTGGCTTAGTGATAATTTAACCACGGGTGGTGGCACAAACATTTTGCTTCCTCTGAAACAG GCTATGAATCTGTTGGCTGAAACTACTGATTCAATTCCTCTTATTTTCCTCATAACTGATGGGTCTGTTGAGGATGAAAGGGATATTTGCAATTTTGTGAAAGAATCTCTTAGGAATAGAGGGTCAATTTCTCCTCGGTTATGTACATTTGGCATCG GAATATATTGTAACCACTATTTCTTGCAAATGCTAGCACAAATCGGAAGGGGCTATTTTGATAGTGCTTATGATGCAG ATTCAATTGATTTTCAAATGCAGCGATTGTTTACAACTGCATCATCAATTATCCTAACCAATATTACCATAGGTGCTTTGGATCATCTTGATTCACTTGAG TTGCTACCATTTAGAATACCAGACCTCTCATGTGGAAGCCCATTAGTTGTATCAGGCAGATATACTGGCAACTTTCCGGATTCTGTAAAAATTAATGGCAGTTTGGCAGATATGAGAAATTTCACAATAGAACTAAAAACGCAAAGGGCCAAGGATGTTCAACTTGACAAA GTACTTGCTAGAAGACAAATTGATGTTCTCACAACTAATGCATGGATGTCGGGCAGCAAAGACCTTCAGCAGAAG GTTGCAAAAGTGAGCTTACAAACTGGGGTTCTATCTGAATATAACCATATGATTTTGCATCAGACTGATAAAGGGGAGAAAGAACCAGAAACAATGTTGATGCAGGAG GTATTCAACAAAATTAACTCGCTTAGACAAGTGAATTCAGAAAGGCAGAGTACCATATTTTTGGGGAGTCTAGGTGTTGGCTTTGGCAATTTGAGTGCAACAGCAGCAAACATTCCTCCAGGAACAGAGCAAATAAAGTCACCTGAAGGAGCAGAAATGCTGGTTCAGGCTGCTTCCACTTGTTGCAGTAGGCTGCTTGACCGTTGCTGTTGCGGATGCTTCATCCAAGCTTGTTCACACGTGAATGGACAGTGCTATATTGTCCTCTCGCAACTCTGTGCTGCCCTCGCTTGTTTTGAATGCCTCAACTGTTGCTATGAGCTTTGTGAGTGCATGTAA
- the LOC110613829 gene encoding uncharacterized protein LOC110613829, with amino-acid sequence MASNVHHPKIEDSFHDEGSAEEAKIAGSEQAEDKDHKKGIQDPDKYQEELVNKYDRQFKESDGFEYDYWPVKMNWLGLGQRIHLQKDTVYAEQVKEALDFAIRKQNEKGANLEVDEILIATCFRPFLYYITFRAKNLTTKETREYQTRVFWDPFTRSDADANVELFRFREEKKEEAESCSN; translated from the exons ATGGCTTCCAACGTCCATCATCCAAAGATTGAGGATAGCTTCCATGACGAAGGGTCTGCTGAGGAAGCAAAAATTGCCGGTAGCGAACAGGCTGAAGATAAGGACCACAAGAAAGGAATCCAAGATCCGGATAAATACCAAGAGGAGTTGGTAAACAAATACGACAGGCAGTTTAAAGAAAGCGAT GGTTTTGAATACGACTATTGGCCTGTGAAAATGAATTGGCTTGGTCTTGGTCAACGCATCCATCTCCAAAAGGATACTGTGTATGCTGAACAGGTCAAAGAGGCCCTTGACTTTGCTATTAGGAAACAGAATGAAAAG GGGGCAAATCTTGAAGTCGATGAAATTCTTATAGCAACCTGTTTTAGACCTTTTCTGTATTACATAACTTTTAGAGCCAAAAACTTGACTACGAAGGAAACCAGAGAGTATCAAACTAGGGTCTTTTGGGATCCATTTACCCGTTCTGACGCTGATGCTAATGTCGAGCTTTTCAGGttcagagaagaaaaaaaagaggag GCTGAGAGCTGCAGCAATTAG